One part of the Nyctibius grandis isolate bNycGra1 chromosome 33, bNycGra1.pri, whole genome shotgun sequence genome encodes these proteins:
- the POLR3D gene encoding DNA-directed RNA polymerase III subunit RPC4 isoform X2, with translation MAEGGAGDTGSPGSLRPGLPGARGLLGRRPAAPPLSPGRLPSIRSRDLTLGGVKKKTFTPNIISRKIKEEPREDVSVKKEKKERDRDWQRDGHGRGRGRPEVIQSHSIFEQGPAEMMKKKGSWDKTVDMSDFGPSHIINIKKEKRETDEETKQILRMLQKDDFLDDPGLKNDIRNKPVQLPLAHSGWLFKEEAAEQEDSQPWLPSPKEEKMELDPPAVKVKEEPCDEDPPLTPTQTKGPPGFPRDVSVAELLQRLSLSAEEELLFLQLPDTLPGQPPTQDTKPIKTELQNEEGQVVVVKQEKSQEARQAENTCTLADLPEGQVGKLLIRKSGKVQLVLGKVTLDVTMGTPCSFLQELVSVGIGDNRTGEMIVLGHVKHKLVCSPDFEALLEHRHR, from the exons ATGGCGGAGGGGGGCGCAGGTGACACGGGCTCACCGGGCAGCctgcggccggggctgcccggggcacGGGGGCTGCTCGGGAGGCGCCCGGCTGCCCCCCCACTCAGCCCCGGGCGCCTGCCCTCCATCCGCTCCCGAGACCTCACCCTGGGAGGCGTGAAGAAG AAAACCTTCACCCCCAACATAATTAGCAGGAAGATCAAGGAAGA gCCCAGAGAGGATGTCTCCgtgaagaaggagaagaaggagcgGGACCGGGACTGGCAGCGCGATGGGcacggccggggccggggccggcccgAGGTTATCCAGTCCCACTCCATCTTCGAGCAGGGCCCTGCTGAAATGATGAAGAAGAAAG gcTCCTGGGACAAGACAGTGGACATGTCGGACTTCGGCCCGTCCCACATCATCAACATcaagaaggagaagagggagacGGACGAGGAGACGAAGCAGATCCTGCGGATGCTGCAGAAGGATGAT TTCCTCGATGACCCGGGGCTGAAGAACGACATCCGTAACAAGCCGGTGCAGCTGCCGCTGGCCCACTCGGGCTGGCTCTTCAAGGAGGAGGCAGCGGAGCAGGAGGactcccagccctggctgcccagCCCCAAGGAGGAGAAGATGGAGCTGGACCCGCCAGCGGTGAAAG TGAAGGAAGAGCCGTGCGATGAGGACCCCCCGCTCACGCCGACGCAGACCAAGGGACCCCCCGGGTTCCCCCGGGATGTCTCGGTGGCCGAGCTGCTGCAGCGGCTGAGCCTGTCTGCCGAGGAGGAGCTGctcttcctccagctgcccGACACGCTGCCCGGCCAGCCGCCCACCCAGGACACCAAACCCATCAAGACGGAGCTGCAGAACGAGGAGGGACAAGTGGTGGTGGTGAAGCAGGAGAAGAGCCAG GAGGCGAGGCAGGCAGAGAATACCTGCACCCTGGCCGACCTCCCCGAGGGGCAGGTGGGGAAACTGCTCATCCGCAAGTCGGGGAAGGTGCAGCTGGTGCTGGGCAAGGTGACCCTGGACGTGACCATGGGGACCCCCTGCTCCTTTCTGCAg GAGCTGGTGTCCGTTGGCATCGGGGACAACCGGACGGGCGAGATGATCGTCCTGGGCCACGTGAAGCACAAGCTGGTTTGTTCCCCGGACTTCGAGGCTCTGCTGGAGCACCGGCACCGGTAG
- the POLR3D gene encoding DNA-directed RNA polymerase III subunit RPC4 isoform X1: protein MAEGGAGDTGSPGSLRPGLPGARGLLGRRPAAPPLSPGRLPSIRSRDLTLGGVKKKTFTPNIISRKIKEEPREDVSVKKEKKERDRDWQRDGHGRGRGRPEVIQSHSIFEQGPAEMMKKKAGSWDKTVDMSDFGPSHIINIKKEKRETDEETKQILRMLQKDDFLDDPGLKNDIRNKPVQLPLAHSGWLFKEEAAEQEDSQPWLPSPKEEKMELDPPAVKVKEEPCDEDPPLTPTQTKGPPGFPRDVSVAELLQRLSLSAEEELLFLQLPDTLPGQPPTQDTKPIKTELQNEEGQVVVVKQEKSQEARQAENTCTLADLPEGQVGKLLIRKSGKVQLVLGKVTLDVTMGTPCSFLQELVSVGIGDNRTGEMIVLGHVKHKLVCSPDFEALLEHRHR from the exons ATGGCGGAGGGGGGCGCAGGTGACACGGGCTCACCGGGCAGCctgcggccggggctgcccggggcacGGGGGCTGCTCGGGAGGCGCCCGGCTGCCCCCCCACTCAGCCCCGGGCGCCTGCCCTCCATCCGCTCCCGAGACCTCACCCTGGGAGGCGTGAAGAAG AAAACCTTCACCCCCAACATAATTAGCAGGAAGATCAAGGAAGA gCCCAGAGAGGATGTCTCCgtgaagaaggagaagaaggagcgGGACCGGGACTGGCAGCGCGATGGGcacggccggggccggggccggcccgAGGTTATCCAGTCCCACTCCATCTTCGAGCAGGGCCCTGCTGAAATGATGAAGAAGAAAG caggcTCCTGGGACAAGACAGTGGACATGTCGGACTTCGGCCCGTCCCACATCATCAACATcaagaaggagaagagggagacGGACGAGGAGACGAAGCAGATCCTGCGGATGCTGCAGAAGGATGAT TTCCTCGATGACCCGGGGCTGAAGAACGACATCCGTAACAAGCCGGTGCAGCTGCCGCTGGCCCACTCGGGCTGGCTCTTCAAGGAGGAGGCAGCGGAGCAGGAGGactcccagccctggctgcccagCCCCAAGGAGGAGAAGATGGAGCTGGACCCGCCAGCGGTGAAAG TGAAGGAAGAGCCGTGCGATGAGGACCCCCCGCTCACGCCGACGCAGACCAAGGGACCCCCCGGGTTCCCCCGGGATGTCTCGGTGGCCGAGCTGCTGCAGCGGCTGAGCCTGTCTGCCGAGGAGGAGCTGctcttcctccagctgcccGACACGCTGCCCGGCCAGCCGCCCACCCAGGACACCAAACCCATCAAGACGGAGCTGCAGAACGAGGAGGGACAAGTGGTGGTGGTGAAGCAGGAGAAGAGCCAG GAGGCGAGGCAGGCAGAGAATACCTGCACCCTGGCCGACCTCCCCGAGGGGCAGGTGGGGAAACTGCTCATCCGCAAGTCGGGGAAGGTGCAGCTGGTGCTGGGCAAGGTGACCCTGGACGTGACCATGGGGACCCCCTGCTCCTTTCTGCAg GAGCTGGTGTCCGTTGGCATCGGGGACAACCGGACGGGCGAGATGATCGTCCTGGGCCACGTGAAGCACAAGCTGGTTTGTTCCCCGGACTTCGAGGCTCTGCTGGAGCACCGGCACCGGTAG